A region from the Oikeobacillus pervagus genome encodes:
- a CDS encoding site-specific integrase: protein MALKWKDIDFDKHTIRITKTYYNPKNNTKEYQLVPPKTKKSRRKIMVDEVVIEAFKKHREEQEKMITRFGRSYNDNGFVFTNLNRHPGYPVLIKFIENRMARILSKVGLNLVLPPHSLRHTHTSLLAEAGVGLEEIMDRLGHHDDEVTRKVYLHVTNNMKKEASDKFGQLMRGII from the coding sequence ATTGCACTCAAATGGAAGGATATAGATTTTGATAAACATACTATTCGTATCACAAAAACATATTATAATCCTAAAAATAACACTAAAGAATACCAATTAGTTCCGCCTAAGACCAAAAAATCCCGACGTAAAATTATGGTAGATGAAGTTGTTATTGAAGCATTTAAAAAACATAGAGAAGAACAAGAAAAGATGATTACTCGATTCGGTAGATCGTACAATGACAACGGTTTTGTGTTTACTAATCTTAATCGTCATCCGGGCTACCCAGTCTTAATAAAGTTTATTGAGAATAGAATGGCAAGGATATTAAGTAAGGTAGGTTTAAATTTAGTCCTTCCCCCGCACTCTCTACGTCATACACATACATCGCTTCTCGCTGAAGCCGGAGTAGGTCTGGAAGAGATTATGGATCGATTAGGCCACCATGACGATGAAGTGACTAGGAAGGTATACCTTCATGTTACAAACAATATGAAAAAAGAGGCCTCTGATAAATTTGGTCAATTAATGCGGGGCATTATTTAA
- a CDS encoding zeta toxin family protein: MHKHQPIFFVFAGNNGSGKSTFRNLIIDKIGIEINIDPDAIARRIDSENPESKRVTAGKEVIKSVKKYIEEGKDFSIETTLAGKNAIRQMQKAKDMGYEVTMFYVALRNVKQNIERVAMRVKNGGHDIPTEDIIRRNTTSFKNLYEYAHIIDNLILIDNSEDNGEIVLEINHGVITFEVYNLPQWAFPVAEQFKKI; encoded by the coding sequence ATGCATAAACACCAACCAATATTTTTTGTATTTGCTGGTAATAACGGAAGTGGAAAAAGTACCTTCCGTAACTTAATCATAGATAAAATAGGTATTGAGATAAATATTGATCCGGATGCAATCGCTCGAAGAATCGACTCAGAAAATCCAGAAAGTAAAAGAGTAACTGCAGGGAAAGAAGTTATTAAATCAGTTAAGAAATACATTGAAGAAGGTAAGGATTTCTCAATTGAGACAACTCTTGCTGGAAAAAATGCGATTAGACAAATGCAAAAAGCAAAAGATATGGGATATGAAGTGACTATGTTCTACGTTGCTCTCCGTAATGTAAAACAAAACATTGAAAGAGTTGCAATGAGAGTCAAAAATGGTGGTCACGACATTCCGACTGAAGATATCATCAGAAGAAATACTACTTCGTTCAAAAACCTTTACGAGTATGCTCATATAATTGATAACCTTATTTTGATTGATAATAGTGAGGATAATGGGGAAATTGTTTTAGAAATAAATCATGGCGTTATTACCTTTGAAGTATATAACCTTCCACAATGGGCGTTTCCTGTTGCGGAACAATTCAAGAAAATATAG
- a CDS encoding tyrosine-type recombinase/integrase: MARQLKIAGLNPELTPHSLRHTHTSLLAEAGVSLEQIMDRLGHSDD; this comes from the coding sequence ATGGCGAGACAGCTTAAAATAGCAGGCCTAAATCCAGAGTTAACACCGCACTCGTTACGCCATACCCATACATCACTTTTAGCTGAAGCTGGTGTTTCACTTGAACAAATTATGGATAGACTGGGACATTCAGATGATTAA